In Fibrobacter sp. UWR2, the following are encoded in one genomic region:
- a CDS encoding glycosyltransferase family 2 protein — translation MKFSFVILHYNALPDTIECIDSIKKCVGRDCGIVVVDNKSPNGTGVELDAKYRDDTQVTVILNPENEGFARGNNVGFRYAKEYQNPDFIVMLNNDTMILQDDFAARVEKEYEQSHFAVLGPVIKTPHKPYSSNPGPSKLPSENWYKKYVRKVSFKLFLNRIFGLDAVYEWLLRKLLGQKDKKFDESLLTRRAENVLLHGSFLIFSRDYISKFDGLNDRTFLYHEERLLFLRLLQNGMKSVFTPDIEIFHKEDAATKTVSAKSRLKRRFQYEHYINSAKVMLDVMRNGEN, via the coding sequence ATGAAATTCTCGTTCGTCATCTTGCATTACAATGCCTTGCCCGATACCATCGAGTGCATCGATTCGATAAAGAAGTGCGTCGGAAGGGATTGCGGTATCGTGGTTGTCGACAACAAGTCCCCGAACGGGACTGGCGTGGAACTCGATGCGAAGTACCGCGATGATACCCAGGTGACGGTAATCTTGAATCCCGAAAACGAGGGGTTTGCCCGCGGGAACAATGTCGGATTCCGGTATGCGAAGGAATACCAGAATCCTGACTTTATCGTGATGCTCAATAACGATACGATGATTCTGCAGGATGACTTTGCTGCCCGCGTAGAGAAGGAATACGAACAAAGTCATTTTGCCGTCTTGGGACCGGTTATCAAGACGCCGCACAAGCCCTACAGTTCCAACCCGGGGCCTTCGAAGTTGCCGTCGGAAAACTGGTACAAGAAGTATGTGCGCAAGGTCTCGTTCAAACTGTTCCTGAACCGGATTTTCGGGCTGGATGCCGTCTACGAGTGGCTCTTGCGCAAACTGCTCGGGCAGAAGGACAAGAAGTTCGATGAATCCCTGCTCACGCGCCGTGCGGAAAATGTGTTGCTGCACGGGAGCTTCCTTATTTTTTCGCGAGACTACATTTCCAAGTTTGATGGCCTGAACGACCGCACGTTCCTGTATCACGAAGAACGCCTGCTGTTCCTGCGCCTCCTGCAAAACGGCATGAAATCCGTCTTTACACCGGATATCGAAATCTTCCACAAGGAAGATGCCGCAACGAAGACCGTTTCGGCAAAAAGCCGCCTGAAACGCCGTTTCCAGTACGAACATTACATCAATTCGGCTAAAGTCATGCTGGATGTAATGCGGAATGGCGAAAACTAG
- a CDS encoding TIGR02171 family protein, producing the protein MTRWTPFFVLWLLTFFFVIACSNSASECMEGEGAVDSSSSEASENIPEIEGMIVVRGGTVTLGSDDTKYRPSERPAMKVRLDYGFNLGIHEVTCGEYRDLAKKMSLKKFGKCENDSLPLSDVTYYDAVLFANAKSKNGKSDTAYAYGNAVYDAEGHCTNLEALVFHPEVEAYRLPTEAEWVLAASQGWNPAKYSWNADNSEYHAHAVCSAGADTLGFCDLAGNVKEWVNDWAGSFFDTTVTNYLGAPDGGDLGERVLKGGYFSERVSEMNVVARGDDYTVVGSSRAERIGFRLAFGRIPDPVWLDASGHAKASVVTPLAGATSLKARTGTYNMVLAFRNDISGNLAYIDYRDGSLSVTEIDDSLDVYHPDISPDGRRVAFCTGLEGVAGKSALYVRDLDAEGGNLVKLDVGSAAIPRWRVLGSGDTVIVYVTDAGNNKDETAFRSASTWQVKFAAGKFGTPEKLFDGAFHGGISEDYTLAVTGARLLRARVADAGSSLTENARNVIWYDSAQACNASLAQDGSKRTAFLDFGGKPGRKFAGEDYATHERILVADSSGKLVQTLKAPAGYTFDHSEWASDGVTSNIVATLANADGAHTRIVLVSPSDSSVLELAAGEEIWHPCLWVNRNASNFPSDATQADDSTGTGRAFIPDLDSAGIYFLPGGDEESIIWRYKMELLWEYKDLADVVVLGSSRVLYGIDPTLFSEDHLAISMANLHNTIKGSKYIFDNYVITHMKNLKYVVLGVDIDRGYLVSGNSFFHKKYKEIPGFSYDVNHQYWKNQSTDFMVEAVRNAPGSTKYSEIILPTRGHFKYTSSSGWGSSPTVKNDSSWYDENPKLYYDNFQVLEDFIKKCQERGVYIIGVILPQSPDYKNTGAFGFGGIRRSVAPDLIEEISGLSDKYSRFILLDENKMGNHDYTSEMALDCSHLNHAGAEQLTHRIDSLIKTLNIDFDN; encoded by the coding sequence ATGACTAGATGGACGCCTTTTTTTGTTCTCTGGCTTCTCACATTTTTCTTTGTTATTGCTTGCAGCAATAGCGCGTCTGAGTGTATGGAAGGAGAGGGCGCGGTGGACTCGTCCAGTTCCGAGGCATCTGAGAATATTCCCGAAATAGAAGGAATGATTGTTGTCCGTGGCGGTACGGTGACACTCGGTAGCGATGACACGAAGTACAGGCCATCGGAACGCCCCGCCATGAAGGTCCGCCTGGACTACGGCTTCAATCTTGGCATACACGAGGTGACCTGCGGGGAATACCGCGACCTTGCGAAGAAGATGAGCCTCAAGAAATTCGGCAAGTGCGAAAATGATAGCCTGCCGCTTTCCGACGTCACCTACTACGATGCGGTACTCTTCGCAAACGCCAAGAGCAAAAACGGGAAAAGCGATACGGCCTACGCCTACGGCAACGCGGTGTACGATGCCGAGGGCCACTGCACGAACCTGGAAGCGCTCGTGTTCCACCCCGAAGTAGAAGCATACCGCCTGCCGACCGAGGCGGAATGGGTGCTCGCCGCATCGCAGGGCTGGAACCCCGCGAAGTACAGCTGGAATGCGGACAACTCGGAATACCATGCGCATGCTGTCTGCAGTGCGGGCGCGGATACCCTCGGGTTCTGCGATCTCGCGGGTAACGTGAAGGAATGGGTGAACGACTGGGCCGGCAGCTTCTTCGACACGACGGTCACGAACTACCTGGGCGCACCCGACGGTGGAGATCTCGGCGAGCGCGTGCTGAAGGGCGGCTACTTCTCGGAAAGGGTGTCCGAGATGAACGTCGTCGCCCGCGGTGACGACTATACCGTGGTGGGCTCCAGCCGCGCCGAACGCATCGGGTTCAGGCTCGCCTTCGGGCGCATCCCGGACCCCGTATGGCTCGACGCCAGCGGGCACGCGAAAGCGAGCGTCGTCACGCCGCTTGCCGGCGCGACGTCACTGAAGGCCCGTACCGGGACCTACAACATGGTCCTCGCCTTCCGCAACGACATCAGCGGGAATCTCGCCTACATCGACTACCGCGACGGAAGCCTTTCCGTGACCGAGATCGACGACTCCCTGGATGTCTATCATCCGGACATATCCCCCGATGGCAGGCGCGTGGCCTTCTGTACCGGGCTCGAGGGTGTCGCGGGCAAGTCCGCGCTGTACGTGCGCGACCTGGATGCCGAAGGGGGCAACCTCGTGAAACTCGACGTCGGGAGCGCCGCCATCCCGCGCTGGCGTGTGCTCGGGAGCGGCGACACCGTGATCGTCTATGTGACCGACGCGGGCAACAACAAGGACGAGACCGCGTTCAGAAGCGCTTCCACATGGCAGGTCAAGTTCGCCGCAGGCAAGTTCGGTACGCCGGAAAAACTCTTTGACGGAGCCTTTCACGGCGGCATCAGCGAGGACTACACGCTCGCCGTTACGGGAGCGCGGCTGCTCCGCGCCCGCGTCGCCGATGCCGGCTCGTCGCTCACAGAAAATGCCCGCAACGTTATCTGGTACGACAGTGCACAGGCCTGCAACGCGTCGCTCGCGCAGGACGGCAGCAAGCGTACCGCGTTCCTCGACTTCGGCGGAAAACCCGGCCGCAAGTTCGCCGGGGAGGACTACGCCACGCACGAACGCATCCTTGTCGCCGACAGTAGCGGGAAACTGGTGCAGACCCTCAAGGCGCCTGCTGGCTACACGTTCGACCATAGCGAATGGGCGAGCGACGGCGTGACCTCGAACATTGTGGCGACACTTGCGAATGCAGATGGCGCTCATACGAGAATCGTGCTCGTGAGCCCCTCCGACAGCAGCGTCCTGGAACTCGCCGCAGGCGAGGAAATCTGGCACCCGTGCCTGTGGGTCAATCGCAATGCGTCAAATTTTCCCTCCGATGCTACGCAGGCCGATGACTCTACTGGAACAGGCCGTGCCTTCATTCCAGATCTGGATTCTGCAGGGATTTACTTTTTGCCTGGCGGTGATGAGGAAAGTATCATATGGCGATACAAGATGGAATTGCTGTGGGAATATAAGGATTTGGCCGATGTCGTTGTCTTGGGGTCATCACGAGTGCTTTATGGAATTGACCCGACATTGTTTTCTGAGGACCATCTTGCGATTAGTATGGCTAACTTGCACAATACGATAAAGGGGTCAAAGTATATTTTCGATAATTATGTAATTACGCATATGAAAAACTTGAAATATGTTGTCTTGGGTGTTGATATTGATCGAGGATATTTGGTTTCGGGAAATAGTTTCTTCCATAAAAAATACAAGGAAATACCCGGTTTTTCTTATGATGTAAATCATCAGTACTGGAAAAATCAGTCTACGGATTTTATGGTTGAAGCCGTGAGGAATGCTCCTGGTTCAACGAAATATTCAGAGATCATTTTGCCTACGCGTGGACATTTTAAATACACGTCATCTAGTGGGTGGGGATCTTCTCCTACTGTGAAGAATGATAGTTCTTGGTATGATGAGAATCCCAAGTTGTACTACGACAATTTTCAGGTTTTGGAAGATTTTATAAAAAAATGTCAGGAAAGAGGTGTCTATATTATTGGAGTTATTTTGCCGCAAAGTCCTGACTACAAAAATACGGGCGCTTTTGGCTTTGGAGGCATTAGAAGGAGTGTTGCGCCGGATTTGATAGAAGAAATATCTGGTTTGAGCGATAAATATTCGAGATTTATCTTGTTGGACGAAAATAAAATGGGAAATCACGATTATACAAGTGAAATGGCTCTTGACTGTAGTCATTTAAACCATGCTGGTGCCGAACAGTTAACTCACCGTATCGATTCTCTCATCAAGACGTTGAATATTGATTTTGATAACTAA
- a CDS encoding CotH kinase family protein has protein sequence MRCLLICLFLLVVACSNSDSLDISKDDSDNSATGYDENAESTSGKEDTNEYLDTSDLQPLEISEILTHNLDWVDEYGETPSWIEIYNPNNCPFSLKNFYLSNDSALEQKWRFGDIVIKANSYKVFFCDKKNTANHTSWKLKENGGTIFLLDSLLNVVDSASYPDLPSGVSFGKNKKKVWGFISAPSPEAVNRNSTWYRNLSEEVSVEPDAGFYSEPITIQPPAVNSSGTVRCTQDGSIPDSLSPIFDAPITIRQNTILRCGLFKAKTLTKSIMTNSYFIGENTKMSIVSISIDPKFFEETYYYNNHSCNNPDPDAGYLKDTEYPVHVEYFENGVESKERAFEIDAGLTIGGNCTRYLPKKSVDIKMREDYQDGRLQYALFDVRPEKNIFKAFRLRNLGNRYSQDFFGDAAFTSQLEGTGVDYQRHHPVLVFYNGEFYGIHYIREKLNRYYIETNYGIKAENVTVVKHINNSFEGDSSGEYESLIRWIAESDLSDSLSYNSILQRMDLNNFANYMAFEIYSLNDDWPTNNVRVWKAKNTPWKFMAYDMDCGYDKDLPSWENSDKNIFNWIRNKSTERSFAQVYTKLIQNKDFKRKFINHSAIMFNSYLTEKKISTIIQKLRKTIESKQMDRDKQKFPRKSSKDGDAIIQWAKERDVSVREDYRQEFNLGKDIAITLFAKGRGKITVDEMELPVDSQSDGYECTFFEGNDLLLEAVPQGGSVFAGWSDGSFENPRLVSPEGDSTFTAIFK, from the coding sequence ATGAGATGTTTGCTGATTTGCTTATTCCTGCTTGTCGTTGCCTGCAGCAACAGCGATTCGCTGGATATTTCCAAGGATGATTCCGACAATTCTGCTACGGGATATGACGAAAATGCAGAATCTACGTCTGGCAAAGAGGATACAAATGAATACTTGGATACAAGTGATTTGCAACCCTTGGAAATTTCTGAAATCCTGACGCACAATCTAGACTGGGTTGACGAATACGGGGAAACCCCAAGTTGGATAGAAATATACAACCCGAACAATTGCCCGTTTTCTTTAAAGAACTTCTATTTGTCGAATGATTCTGCCTTGGAACAAAAGTGGCGGTTCGGCGACATTGTAATCAAGGCCAATTCATATAAAGTTTTTTTCTGTGACAAAAAGAATACTGCGAACCATACCAGTTGGAAATTGAAAGAAAATGGTGGAACAATCTTTCTGCTAGATTCCTTGCTTAATGTAGTCGATTCCGCCTCATACCCAGATCTACCTTCGGGAGTCAGTTTCGGTAAAAACAAAAAAAAGGTTTGGGGGTTCATTTCGGCTCCGTCACCGGAAGCTGTAAATAGGAATTCGACTTGGTACAGAAATCTAAGCGAGGAAGTTTCCGTCGAACCAGATGCGGGCTTTTACTCGGAACCCATAACAATACAACCACCTGCAGTGAATTCTTCGGGGACGGTCCGTTGTACTCAAGACGGGAGTATCCCCGATAGCCTGTCTCCTATTTTTGATGCGCCCATCACTATACGGCAAAACACAATATTGCGTTGTGGTCTTTTTAAGGCGAAAACACTCACAAAGTCGATTATGACAAATTCCTATTTCATCGGCGAAAATACAAAGATGTCGATTGTTTCTATTAGCATCGATCCAAAATTCTTCGAAGAAACCTATTATTACAACAACCATTCTTGCAATAACCCGGATCCCGATGCCGGCTACCTCAAAGACACCGAATATCCAGTTCATGTGGAATACTTTGAAAATGGTGTAGAGTCCAAGGAAAGGGCCTTTGAAATTGATGCCGGTTTAACCATTGGCGGCAACTGCACCCGCTATTTGCCCAAGAAGTCAGTCGATATAAAAATGCGTGAAGACTATCAAGACGGAAGACTCCAGTATGCTCTTTTTGATGTCCGGCCTGAAAAGAACATATTCAAGGCTTTCCGCCTGAGAAACCTCGGAAACCGATACAGTCAAGATTTCTTTGGCGATGCGGCCTTTACAAGCCAACTCGAAGGTACCGGTGTGGACTACCAACGCCATCATCCGGTTCTCGTTTTCTACAACGGTGAATTCTACGGAATCCACTACATTCGCGAAAAGCTCAATAGATACTATATCGAAACGAATTACGGAATAAAGGCAGAAAATGTCACCGTCGTAAAACACATTAACAACAGCTTCGAAGGTGACTCCTCGGGGGAATATGAAAGTCTAATCAGGTGGATTGCAGAATCGGACTTGTCCGATAGCCTGTCGTACAATTCTATACTCCAGCGAATGGATCTCAACAACTTTGCGAATTACATGGCCTTCGAAATTTACAGCCTCAATGACGATTGGCCAACAAATAATGTCCGTGTATGGAAGGCGAAAAATACCCCTTGGAAATTCATGGCTTACGACATGGATTGTGGTTACGACAAGGACTTGCCATCATGGGAAAATAGCGACAAGAATATTTTCAATTGGATTAGGAACAAGTCGACGGAGCGTTCCTTTGCTCAAGTCTATACGAAGCTCATTCAAAACAAGGATTTCAAGAGAAAGTTTATCAACCACTCCGCAATAATGTTCAATAGCTACCTAACCGAGAAAAAAATATCGACTATAATTCAAAAATTGAGAAAAACCATAGAATCCAAGCAAATGGATAGGGACAAGCAGAAGTTCCCTAGAAAATCGTCGAAGGATGGCGACGCCATTATACAGTGGGCTAAGGAACGCGATGTTTCCGTTCGAGAGGATTATAGACAAGAATTCAATCTCGGCAAGGATATTGCCATAACGCTATTTGCGAAAGGACGTGGGAAAATTACCGTAGACGAAATGGAACTGCCTGTTGATTCCCAATCGGATGGCTATGAATGTACTTTTTTTGAGGGAAACGACCTTCTTCTAGAGGCCGTTCCGCAGGGCGGAAGCGTGTTTGCCGGATGGTCCGACGGAAGCTTCGAAAATCCGCGCCTTGTATCACCCGAGGGAGACTCTACTTTTACGGCCATATTCAAATAG
- a CDS encoding FISUMP domain-containing protein, with protein MAVLFSALYFVACSNSDSLDISRDSSGDSASEPDTSAESNDSLPSNGEYLVDARDGQRYRMVTIGGYTWMAENLNYETDSSTCFDDPDFCEKFGRSYSSEDARNPSICPVGWHVPDTNDIDRLMSFVGWNRACKVLRSVDGWDGESGTDEYGFSFLPSGLGQLWTREGYYMDFSSDDDKVELYRGRDHGHIRCQKDYPPIEKTAVPCKTETEDNCEYGTLTDARDGQVYKTVKIGNQWWMAENLNYGANFRNCCDGEECFKHGNPYMYHVWSNSNVDIGADSACPAGWRLPKRSDMDTLFAAVGGDSVAGLVLGSRNAFRSGKKAGTDAYGFSAIYMLQRLSDMDRDDTPWWMENSYTRRFWVDRGSLEYSGCYFDLNDSSATMGCFIDVATPYASVRCIRDASVDDGMEEGYSTLKASSSEIPCEGTFVVGDSRCRNKDEDNCEYDSLTDARDGQVYKTVKVGSQWWMAENLRLNSDGSMCFNNQSEECESRGRFYLWSAAMDSVGRYSDDGKGCGYGAECSPTKQVRGVCPDGWHIPSRSEWAVLDSFTHDLRAWKYMDTLHWDRYGETPENLKWDEWDTDFLLAQGTMLMSEDEGENGFGLDMRAVGYGKWNGKRMDWHGDYIIFWTYSDEKSKGPRFSEEIPQIVDVGIDEERKPELFFQKMSLSSAVPVRCVKD; from the coding sequence TTGGCCGTACTTTTTTCGGCGCTTTATTTTGTTGCCTGTAGCAACAGCGATTCGCTAGATATTTCTAGGGATAGTTCCGGCGATTCTGCTTCGGAACCCGATACGTCCGCCGAGAGCAATGATTCCCTGCCTTCTAATGGCGAGTACCTTGTCGATGCCCGCGATGGTCAGAGGTACAGGATGGTAACCATCGGGGGCTATACCTGGATGGCGGAAAACCTGAATTACGAAACGGACAGTAGCACGTGTTTTGACGATCCCGATTTTTGTGAAAAGTTCGGAAGGTCCTACTCCTCTGAAGATGCAAGAAATCCTTCGATATGCCCTGTTGGCTGGCACGTGCCCGACACTAATGATATTGACCGGCTGATGTCGTTCGTGGGTTGGAATAGAGCGTGTAAAGTTCTCAGGTCGGTTGACGGATGGGATGGCGAATCGGGTACCGATGAGTACGGCTTTTCGTTTCTCCCGTCTGGCCTGGGGCAATTATGGACCCGTGAAGGTTATTACATGGACTTTAGTTCTGATGATGACAAGGTGGAACTGTATCGTGGCCGCGACCATGGCCATATACGCTGTCAGAAGGATTACCCTCCAATAGAGAAGACTGCCGTTCCCTGCAAGACAGAAACGGAAGATAACTGCGAGTATGGCACGTTGACAGATGCACGCGATGGACAGGTCTACAAGACCGTAAAAATCGGGAACCAGTGGTGGATGGCAGAAAACCTCAATTATGGGGCAAACTTCAGGAACTGTTGCGATGGTGAAGAATGCTTTAAACACGGTAATCCCTACATGTATCACGTTTGGAGTAATAGCAACGTTGATATCGGCGCTGATTCAGCTTGCCCTGCAGGGTGGCGCTTGCCGAAACGTTCGGATATGGACACCTTGTTCGCTGCGGTGGGCGGCGACTCCGTTGCGGGCTTGGTTCTTGGCTCGAGGAATGCCTTTAGGTCCGGGAAAAAGGCGGGGACGGACGCTTACGGCTTTTCGGCTATCTATATGCTGCAACGATTAAGCGATATGGATAGGGATGATACGCCCTGGTGGATGGAAAATAGCTATACAAGAAGATTTTGGGTGGATCGGGGATCTTTGGAATATTCGGGCTGTTACTTTGATTTGAATGATTCTTCCGCTACAATGGGTTGCTTTATCGACGTTGCAACTCCATACGCGTCTGTACGTTGTATAAGGGATGCTTCTGTGGACGATGGAATGGAAGAAGGCTATTCTACATTGAAGGCTTCTTCTTCGGAGATTCCATGCGAGGGGACGTTTGTCGTGGGTGATTCCCGATGCAGGAACAAGGATGAAGATAACTGTGAATATGATTCGCTGACGGATGCGCGCGACGGCCAGGTCTATAAGACCGTGAAGGTCGGAAGTCAGTGGTGGATGGCGGAAAACCTGAGGCTTAATTCTGACGGCAGCATGTGCTTCAATAATCAGTCAGAGGAATGCGAAAGCAGGGGCAGGTTCTATTTGTGGAGCGCTGCGATGGATAGTGTTGGCCGGTATTCGGACGATGGAAAGGGATGTGGCTACGGTGCTGAATGTTCTCCGACAAAACAGGTGCGGGGCGTTTGTCCTGATGGATGGCATATTCCAAGCAGGAGCGAATGGGCTGTCTTGGATAGCTTCACTCATGATTTGAGGGCTTGGAAATATATGGACACGCTGCATTGGGACAGGTACGGTGAAACCCCGGAAAACCTGAAGTGGGATGAATGGGATACGGATTTTCTTCTCGCTCAGGGAACGATGCTGATGTCTGAAGACGAAGGTGAAAACGGTTTTGGCCTTGATATGCGTGCTGTGGGCTATGGTAAATGGAATGGAAAGAGGATGGATTGGCATGGTGATTATATTATCTTCTGGACTTATTCCGATGAGAAGTCTAAAGGCCCTCGTTTTAGTGAGGAAATCCCCCAGATTGTAGATGTGGGTATTGATGAAGAAAGAAAACCTGAGCTTTTTTTTCAGAAGATGAGCCTTAGCAGTGCGGTTCCAGTCCGCTGCGTCAAGGACTAG
- a CDS encoding FISUMP domain-containing protein, whose amino-acid sequence MRKLAALQLAVLFSALYLAACSNSVSGNSDESGPSGSSSSATIESSSEQSDGIVPPCKTESEDNCEYGSVVDERDGQVYKTVKIGDQWWTAENLNYGSTAKNCCESDACIRPGRAYDSKEVLNACPAGWHLPTKAEFRKLIAMVGGDSVAGRVLGSSNLYDCENCPAGTDDYGFSAVRVYGEYWGAPRLERSFWSSTDVSDTAFENDSDADMYKNARYAFRLEDTLARVSLVSEWETRMKLHARCVKNTTAAPKISHGIELPCNSLTTGTILDRCRNSKEDHCEYGTLTDERDGQVYKTVKIGDQWWMAENLNFRYLQKTESLDSSSFCRNDSLAYCEKYGREYLWSAAMDSAALYSTNAKGCGLGTPCAPETPVRGVCPAGWHIPSKDEWNTLFWETEPNIYYEYYNWDASGEHSYNGYMLMSEESWGDYGPRGTNRFGFNAFSGVFWSSTIGKYTPESMWYVYVCTLGGDEEYIGVDDQLGDRRNLYPVRCIKD is encoded by the coding sequence ATGAGAAAACTTGCTGCATTACAGTTGGCCGTGCTTTTTTCGGCGCTTTACCTTGCCGCCTGTAGCAACAGCGTGTCCGGGAATTCTGATGAATCCGGACCTTCCGGATCTTCAAGCAGTGCGACGATAGAGAGTTCCAGCGAACAGTCTGACGGCATTGTGCCACCATGTAAAACGGAGAGCGAGGATAATTGCGAGTATGGTTCCGTGGTGGATGAGCGCGATGGTCAGGTCTATAAAACGGTGAAAATTGGTGACCAGTGGTGGACTGCCGAGAACCTGAATTACGGAAGTACTGCTAAGAATTGCTGTGAGAGCGATGCTTGCATAAGGCCTGGCCGTGCTTATGATAGCAAAGAAGTCCTGAATGCTTGTCCTGCGGGTTGGCATTTGCCCACAAAAGCTGAGTTCAGGAAATTGATTGCTATGGTGGGTGGAGATTCTGTTGCGGGGCGAGTGCTCGGTTCCAGCAATCTTTACGATTGTGAAAACTGCCCGGCAGGGACCGATGATTATGGTTTTTCTGCCGTTAGGGTGTATGGGGAATATTGGGGTGCTCCCCGACTTGAAAGATCATTCTGGAGTTCTACCGATGTCTCGGATACAGCCTTTGAAAATGATTCTGATGCAGATATGTATAAGAATGCTAGGTATGCTTTTCGTTTGGAAGATACGTTGGCTAGAGTCTCTCTTGTGAGTGAATGGGAGACTCGCATGAAGTTGCATGCTCGTTGCGTCAAGAATACGACTGCGGCTCCTAAAATTTCTCATGGAATAGAACTTCCGTGCAATAGTTTAACTACCGGTACCATTCTGGACCGTTGCAGGAATTCGAAAGAAGACCATTGTGAGTATGGAACACTGACGGACGAACGTGACGGGCAGGTCTACAAGACTGTGAAAATAGGAGACCAGTGGTGGATGGCGGAAAACCTGAATTTCCGTTATCTGCAAAAGACGGAATCGCTGGATTCGAGCAGTTTCTGCCGGAACGATTCGCTTGCGTATTGCGAAAAATACGGAAGGGAGTATTTATGGAGCGCCGCGATGGATAGCGCGGCATTATACTCTACAAATGCGAAAGGATGCGGCCTTGGAACGCCTTGTGCTCCGGAAACTCCGGTTCGGGGAGTATGCCCTGCGGGTTGGCATATCCCGAGCAAAGACGAATGGAACACTCTGTTTTGGGAAACAGAGCCTAATATTTATTATGAGTATTACAATTGGGATGCAAGTGGTGAACACAGTTATAATGGTTATATGCTGATGTCTGAGGAAAGCTGGGGCGATTATGGGCCTAGAGGCACGAATCGGTTTGGGTTTAACGCGTTTTCGGGGGTGTTCTGGAGTTCGACGATAGGCAAATATACGCCTGAATCGATGTGGTATGTGTATGTTTGTACATTGGGGGGTGATGAAGAATACATTGGAGTTGATGATCAATTGGGAGACAGAAGGAACCTCTATCCTGTCCGCTGCATCAAGGACTGA
- a CDS encoding alginate lyase family protein, translating to MFRLLLAIFLATPCFAQFLWNGAHLLQVKESLKAKDSPYVQAFQSLQENAREMQKQAYASVMDKKHVPASGNKHDYASLSRYFWPDSSKPDGLPYISRDGVSNPELKEYDRKSLDRMSRRVQTLTLAWFLGGDTSFAEDAVRQVRIWFIDDSTRMNPNMNFAQMIPGRNHGKGYPFGVLDGYSFVQMMDALTLLESYEGYKPADRAAMKKWFSEYVQWLTTSEQGIEESKAKNNHGTTYDTQLLAYSLYTGDRKTAERLIAHFAERHILKQVEKDGRQPEELKRTLAFHYSWYNLSHMLDFYTIARNSGLDIRKATEIQGRSFYRALDFLAGYIGKDSRQWPYKQISGWDNAQKELTRDLYRVYLLDTNKVKYRDTYYSNRNKAGYGMFNLLYVRATDL from the coding sequence ATGTTCCGACTGCTCCTGGCCATATTCCTTGCCACCCCATGCTTCGCGCAGTTCCTGTGGAACGGGGCGCACCTCCTGCAGGTAAAGGAATCCCTCAAGGCGAAGGACAGCCCGTATGTGCAAGCGTTCCAGAGCCTGCAAGAAAACGCCAGGGAAATGCAGAAGCAGGCATACGCCTCGGTGATGGACAAGAAGCATGTCCCCGCAAGCGGGAACAAGCACGACTACGCCAGCCTCTCGCGGTACTTCTGGCCGGATTCCAGCAAGCCCGACGGACTCCCGTATATATCCCGTGACGGCGTGAGCAACCCGGAATTGAAGGAATACGACCGCAAATCACTCGACAGGATGAGCCGTCGCGTACAGACGCTCACGCTCGCCTGGTTCCTGGGCGGGGACACCTCCTTCGCGGAAGACGCCGTCCGTCAAGTCCGTATATGGTTTATTGACGACTCCACCAGAATGAACCCGAACATGAATTTCGCGCAGATGATTCCCGGGCGCAATCACGGCAAGGGTTACCCCTTCGGCGTCCTGGACGGATACTCCTTCGTGCAGATGATGGACGCACTCACGCTCCTGGAATCCTATGAGGGCTACAAGCCCGCCGACCGCGCCGCAATGAAGAAATGGTTCTCCGAATACGTGCAGTGGCTCACCACGAGCGAGCAGGGAATCGAGGAGAGCAAGGCGAAGAATAACCACGGCACGACATACGACACGCAACTGCTGGCCTACAGCCTCTACACCGGCGACCGCAAAACGGCAGAACGGCTCATCGCGCATTTCGCGGAAAGGCATATCCTGAAGCAGGTCGAAAAGGACGGGAGGCAGCCCGAAGAACTCAAGCGTACACTCGCGTTTCACTATTCCTGGTACAACCTATCGCACATGCTGGACTTCTACACCATCGCAAGAAACAGCGGGCTCGACATCCGCAAGGCGACCGAAATCCAAGGGCGTTCATTCTACAGGGCGCTCGACTTCCTAGCAGGCTACATCGGGAAAGATTCCAGGCAGTGGCCCTACAAGCAGATTTCCGGCTGGGACAACGCGCAAAAGGAACTGACCCGCGATCTATATCGGGTATACCTACTAGATACAAACAAAGTAAAATACCGCGACACCTATTACAGCAACAGGAACAAAGCCGGCTACGGGATGTTCAACCTGCTGTATGTCAGGGCTACGGATCTATAG